Proteins encoded within one genomic window of Calonectris borealis chromosome 1, bCalBor7.hap1.2, whole genome shotgun sequence:
- the ART4 gene encoding ecto-ADP-ribosyltransferase 4 isoform X3: MFFAVSWVDSRMPVLLASLLLLISLQRLAVSHLMMDMALHSFDDQYLGCREQVMEELERGDYFQKEIAANKDYLSLWKKAQEALLKSPVGLLREMHESHAVVLMAYTMNSSLHSQLNWATSTAGSSPEHYIHNFSFKYFHFYLTTAIQIMKQWQSSKESMGKRKCYRVHRGVKDLYIEAMVGSRVRFGRFTSTSRLWNEAQKFGNETLFTVTTCLGAAVQGFSYYTSEKEVLIPPYEIFLVKSFFRTEHGNRLHLHSVGNYSKYHCQLVEASRSKNSGSTALASAVLPSVVGVFLCLAHND, encoded by the exons ATGTtctttgcagtgtcttgggtggACTCTAGGATGCCAGTGCTGCTGGCCAGTCTTCTGTTGCTGATCTCCTTGCAAAGGCTG GCTGTGTCCCACCTCATGATGGATATGGCTCTGCATTCCTTCGATGACCAGTATTTGGGGTGCAGAGAGCAGGTGATGGAAGAACTGGAGCGAGGAGActatttccaaaaggaaatagCTGCTAACAAGGACTATTTGAGTCTCTGGAAGAAGGCTCAAGAGGCTTTGTTAAAGAGCCCTGTAGGTCTCCTGAGGGAGATGCATGAGAGCCATGCCGTAGTCCTCATGGCTTACACCATGAACTCTTCCCTCCACTCTCAACTGAACTGGGCAACATCTACAGCAGGAAGCTCTCCAGAGCACTACATACACAACTtcagtttcaaatattttcacttttaccTAACGACTGCTATCCAGATAATGAAGCAATGGCAGAGCAGCAAGGAGAGCATGGGAAAACGTAAGTGCTACCGGGTGCACAGGGGTGTAAAAGACTTATATATTGAGGCCATGGTAGGCAGCAGGGTGCGATTTGGCCGTTTCACCTCCACCTCCCGCCTCTGGAATGAAGCCCAGAAGTTTGGGAATGAAACTTTGTTCACAGTGACCACTTGCCTGGGAGCAGCTGTGCAAGGCTTTTCTTACTACACATCGGAGAAGGAAGTCCTCATTCCCCCTTACGAGATATTCCTTGTCAAAAGCTTCTTTCGGACAGAGCACGGTAACCGGCTGCATCTGCATTCTGTGGGGAACTACAGCAAGTACCACTGCCAGCTCGTGGAAG CTTCAAGAAGCAAGAACAGCGGTTCCACTGCCCTCGCTTCTGCTGTTCTTCCTAGTGTAGTTGGAGTTTTCTTGTGCTTGGCCCACAATGACTGA
- the ART4 gene encoding ecto-ADP-ribosyltransferase 4 isoform X4, with protein sequence MFFAVSWVDSRMPVLLASLLLLISLQRLAVSHLMMDMALHSFDDQYLGCREQVMEELERGDYFQKEIAANKDYLSLWKKAQEALLKSPVGLLREMHESHAVVLMAYTMNSSLHSQLNWATSTAGSSPEHYIHNFSFKYFHFYLTTAIQIMKQWQSSKESMGKRKCYRVHRGVKDLYIEAMVGSRVRFGRFTSTSRLWNEAQKFGNETLFTVTTCLGAAVQGFSYYTSEKEVLIPPYEIFLVKSFFRTEHGNRLHLHSVGNYSKYHCQLVEAAALQLRLEHSAWVIKTDIPWTHSALLEP encoded by the exons ATGTtctttgcagtgtcttgggtggACTCTAGGATGCCAGTGCTGCTGGCCAGTCTTCTGTTGCTGATCTCCTTGCAAAGGCTG GCTGTGTCCCACCTCATGATGGATATGGCTCTGCATTCCTTCGATGACCAGTATTTGGGGTGCAGAGAGCAGGTGATGGAAGAACTGGAGCGAGGAGActatttccaaaaggaaatagCTGCTAACAAGGACTATTTGAGTCTCTGGAAGAAGGCTCAAGAGGCTTTGTTAAAGAGCCCTGTAGGTCTCCTGAGGGAGATGCATGAGAGCCATGCCGTAGTCCTCATGGCTTACACCATGAACTCTTCCCTCCACTCTCAACTGAACTGGGCAACATCTACAGCAGGAAGCTCTCCAGAGCACTACATACACAACTtcagtttcaaatattttcacttttaccTAACGACTGCTATCCAGATAATGAAGCAATGGCAGAGCAGCAAGGAGAGCATGGGAAAACGTAAGTGCTACCGGGTGCACAGGGGTGTAAAAGACTTATATATTGAGGCCATGGTAGGCAGCAGGGTGCGATTTGGCCGTTTCACCTCCACCTCCCGCCTCTGGAATGAAGCCCAGAAGTTTGGGAATGAAACTTTGTTCACAGTGACCACTTGCCTGGGAGCAGCTGTGCAAGGCTTTTCTTACTACACATCGGAGAAGGAAGTCCTCATTCCCCCTTACGAGATATTCCTTGTCAAAAGCTTCTTTCGGACAGAGCACGGTAACCGGCTGCATCTGCATTCTGTGGGGAACTACAGCAAGTACCACTGCCAGCTCGTGGAAG ctgcagctctccagctgAGACTGGAACATTCAGCGTGGGTCATCAAAACAGACATTCCCTGGACCCATTCAG caCTTCTGGAGCCTTAG
- the ART4 gene encoding ecto-ADP-ribosyltransferase 4 isoform X1 has product MFFAVSWVDSRMPVLLASLLLLISLQRLAVSHLMMDMALHSFDDQYLGCREQVMEELERGDYFQKEIAANKDYLSLWKKAQEALLKSPVGLLREMHESHAVVLMAYTMNSSLHSQLNWATSTAGSSPEHYIHNFSFKYFHFYLTTAIQIMKQWQSSKESMGKRKCYRVHRGVKDLYIEAMVGSRVRFGRFTSTSRLWNEAQKFGNETLFTVTTCLGAAVQGFSYYTSEKEVLIPPYEIFLVKSFFRTEHGNRLHLHSVGNYSKYHCQLVEAAALQLRLEHSAWVIKTDIPWTHSGRRAVIYGLSEEQGSDSLHTWTLDSLQIS; this is encoded by the exons ATGTtctttgcagtgtcttgggtggACTCTAGGATGCCAGTGCTGCTGGCCAGTCTTCTGTTGCTGATCTCCTTGCAAAGGCTG GCTGTGTCCCACCTCATGATGGATATGGCTCTGCATTCCTTCGATGACCAGTATTTGGGGTGCAGAGAGCAGGTGATGGAAGAACTGGAGCGAGGAGActatttccaaaaggaaatagCTGCTAACAAGGACTATTTGAGTCTCTGGAAGAAGGCTCAAGAGGCTTTGTTAAAGAGCCCTGTAGGTCTCCTGAGGGAGATGCATGAGAGCCATGCCGTAGTCCTCATGGCTTACACCATGAACTCTTCCCTCCACTCTCAACTGAACTGGGCAACATCTACAGCAGGAAGCTCTCCAGAGCACTACATACACAACTtcagtttcaaatattttcacttttaccTAACGACTGCTATCCAGATAATGAAGCAATGGCAGAGCAGCAAGGAGAGCATGGGAAAACGTAAGTGCTACCGGGTGCACAGGGGTGTAAAAGACTTATATATTGAGGCCATGGTAGGCAGCAGGGTGCGATTTGGCCGTTTCACCTCCACCTCCCGCCTCTGGAATGAAGCCCAGAAGTTTGGGAATGAAACTTTGTTCACAGTGACCACTTGCCTGGGAGCAGCTGTGCAAGGCTTTTCTTACTACACATCGGAGAAGGAAGTCCTCATTCCCCCTTACGAGATATTCCTTGTCAAAAGCTTCTTTCGGACAGAGCACGGTAACCGGCTGCATCTGCATTCTGTGGGGAACTACAGCAAGTACCACTGCCAGCTCGTGGAAG ctgcagctctccagctgAGACTGGAACATTCAGCGTGGGTCATCAAAACAGACATTCCCTGGACCCATTCAGGTAGGAGGGCAGTTATCTATGGCCTTTCTGAAGAGCAGGGCAGTGACAGCCTTCACACATGGACTTTGGACTCTTTACAGATCTCTTAG
- the ART4 gene encoding ecto-ADP-ribosyltransferase 4 isoform X5: MMDMALHSFDDQYLGCREQVMEELERGDYFQKEIAANKDYLSLWKKAQEALLKSPVGLLREMHESHAVVLMAYTMNSSLHSQLNWATSTAGSSPEHYIHNFSFKYFHFYLTTAIQIMKQWQSSKESMGKRKCYRVHRGVKDLYIEAMVGSRVRFGRFTSTSRLWNEAQKFGNETLFTVTTCLGAAVQGFSYYTSEKEVLIPPYEIFLVKSFFRTEHGNRLHLHSVGNYSKYHCQLVEAAALQLRLEHSAWVIKTDIPWTHSGRRAVIYGLSEEQGSDSLHTWTLDSLQIS; encoded by the exons ATGATGGATATGGCTCTGCATTCCTTCGATGACCAGTATTTGGGGTGCAGAGAGCAGGTGATGGAAGAACTGGAGCGAGGAGActatttccaaaaggaaatagCTGCTAACAAGGACTATTTGAGTCTCTGGAAGAAGGCTCAAGAGGCTTTGTTAAAGAGCCCTGTAGGTCTCCTGAGGGAGATGCATGAGAGCCATGCCGTAGTCCTCATGGCTTACACCATGAACTCTTCCCTCCACTCTCAACTGAACTGGGCAACATCTACAGCAGGAAGCTCTCCAGAGCACTACATACACAACTtcagtttcaaatattttcacttttaccTAACGACTGCTATCCAGATAATGAAGCAATGGCAGAGCAGCAAGGAGAGCATGGGAAAACGTAAGTGCTACCGGGTGCACAGGGGTGTAAAAGACTTATATATTGAGGCCATGGTAGGCAGCAGGGTGCGATTTGGCCGTTTCACCTCCACCTCCCGCCTCTGGAATGAAGCCCAGAAGTTTGGGAATGAAACTTTGTTCACAGTGACCACTTGCCTGGGAGCAGCTGTGCAAGGCTTTTCTTACTACACATCGGAGAAGGAAGTCCTCATTCCCCCTTACGAGATATTCCTTGTCAAAAGCTTCTTTCGGACAGAGCACGGTAACCGGCTGCATCTGCATTCTGTGGGGAACTACAGCAAGTACCACTGCCAGCTCGTGGAAG ctgcagctctccagctgAGACTGGAACATTCAGCGTGGGTCATCAAAACAGACATTCCCTGGACCCATTCAGGTAGGAGGGCAGTTATCTATGGCCTTTCTGAAGAGCAGGGCAGTGACAGCCTTCACACATGGACTTTGGACTCTTTACAGATCTCTTAG
- the ART4 gene encoding ecto-ADP-ribosyltransferase 4 isoform X2 gives MFFAVSWVDSRMPVLLASLLLLISLQRLAVSHLMMDMALHSFDDQYLGCREQVMEELERGDYFQKEIAANKDYLSLWKKAQEALLKSPVGLLREMHESHAVVLMAYTMNSSLHSQLNWATSTAGSSPEHYIHNFSFKYFHFYLTTAIQIMKQWQSSKESMGKRKCYRVHRGVKDLYIEAMVGSRVRFGRFTSTSRLWNEAQKFGNETLFTVTTCLGAAVQGFSYYTSEKEVLIPPYEIFLVKSFFRTEHGNRLHLHSVGNYSKYHCQLVEAAALQLRLEHSAWVIKTDIPWTHSGTEGLWRT, from the exons ATGTtctttgcagtgtcttgggtggACTCTAGGATGCCAGTGCTGCTGGCCAGTCTTCTGTTGCTGATCTCCTTGCAAAGGCTG GCTGTGTCCCACCTCATGATGGATATGGCTCTGCATTCCTTCGATGACCAGTATTTGGGGTGCAGAGAGCAGGTGATGGAAGAACTGGAGCGAGGAGActatttccaaaaggaaatagCTGCTAACAAGGACTATTTGAGTCTCTGGAAGAAGGCTCAAGAGGCTTTGTTAAAGAGCCCTGTAGGTCTCCTGAGGGAGATGCATGAGAGCCATGCCGTAGTCCTCATGGCTTACACCATGAACTCTTCCCTCCACTCTCAACTGAACTGGGCAACATCTACAGCAGGAAGCTCTCCAGAGCACTACATACACAACTtcagtttcaaatattttcacttttaccTAACGACTGCTATCCAGATAATGAAGCAATGGCAGAGCAGCAAGGAGAGCATGGGAAAACGTAAGTGCTACCGGGTGCACAGGGGTGTAAAAGACTTATATATTGAGGCCATGGTAGGCAGCAGGGTGCGATTTGGCCGTTTCACCTCCACCTCCCGCCTCTGGAATGAAGCCCAGAAGTTTGGGAATGAAACTTTGTTCACAGTGACCACTTGCCTGGGAGCAGCTGTGCAAGGCTTTTCTTACTACACATCGGAGAAGGAAGTCCTCATTCCCCCTTACGAGATATTCCTTGTCAAAAGCTTCTTTCGGACAGAGCACGGTAACCGGCTGCATCTGCATTCTGTGGGGAACTACAGCAAGTACCACTGCCAGCTCGTGGAAG ctgcagctctccagctgAGACTGGAACATTCAGCGTGGGTCATCAAAACAGACATTCCCTGGACCCATTCAG